Proteins encoded together in one Cryptosporangium minutisporangium window:
- a CDS encoding WapI family immunity protein: MGRNLVIGSLDAEHVAILVSGRVWPDVSDYWDGNWLHTRIQVRVGRFTADLDADLRTDDLQRFAAELRRLDETLSGSAVLGTLEHWIELTVTCEPSGRLTVTGEVLDDPAGGNQLIFELRQFDQTYLAGWLGQLEEFDRAFPTVGRS; encoded by the coding sequence GTGGGGCGCAACCTCGTGATCGGCTCGCTCGACGCCGAGCACGTCGCGATCCTGGTGTCCGGCCGCGTGTGGCCAGATGTGTCGGACTACTGGGACGGGAACTGGCTCCACACCCGGATCCAGGTCCGGGTCGGACGCTTCACCGCGGACCTCGACGCGGACCTCCGCACCGACGACCTGCAGCGCTTCGCGGCGGAGCTGCGACGCCTCGACGAGACGCTCTCCGGCAGCGCGGTACTCGGGACGCTGGAGCACTGGATCGAGCTGACGGTCACCTGCGAGCCGAGCGGGCGGCTGACGGTCACCGGGGAGGTTCTCGACGACCCCGCTGGCGGCAACCAGCTGATCTTCGAGCTGCGCCAGTTCGACCAGACGTACCTGGCGGGGTGGCTGGGGCAGCTCGAAGAGTTCGATCGTGCGTTCCCGACGGTCGGCCGGTCCTGA
- a CDS encoding helix-turn-helix domain-containing protein: MATRTEAQRRTDEKAAYDAYLAECPARRLLDRLSDKWVSLILTGLADGPRRYSDLNRLIAGVSQKMLTQTLRTMERDGLLTRTVTASVPVRVDYELTPLGRSLLPLMAAIKEWAETHIESVTEAQHAYDTGVPR; encoded by the coding sequence ATGGCAACTCGAACCGAGGCCCAACGACGGACCGACGAGAAGGCGGCGTACGACGCCTATCTCGCCGAGTGCCCGGCCCGGCGGCTGCTCGACCGGCTCAGCGACAAGTGGGTGAGCCTGATCCTCACCGGGCTGGCCGACGGGCCGCGCCGGTACAGCGACCTCAACCGTCTGATCGCCGGGGTCAGCCAGAAGATGCTGACCCAGACACTGCGGACGATGGAGCGCGACGGGCTGCTGACCCGGACCGTGACGGCGTCGGTACCGGTGCGGGTCGACTACGAGCTGACACCGCTCGGCCGGAGCCTGCTGCCGCTCATGGCGGCGATCAAGGAGTGGGCCGAGACCCACATCGAGTCGGTCACCGAAGCCCAGCACGCGTACGACACCGGCGTGCCGCGCTAG